One Streptomyces fagopyri DNA window includes the following coding sequences:
- a CDS encoding acyltransferase family protein — MTNSLRPNGQQRAPLPPAQQPARGVPGPRPPRNQSAQHATTGTTGAAAPASKPAARRDAFFDNAKYLAIVLVAMGHAWEPLKGQSRVLEAAYTVVYSFHMPAFIIISGYFSRSFDMRPDRLKRLVTGVAVPYVVFEVSYVLFKRWADGDTSLPISLLDPWYLTWFLCALFIWRLTTPLWKLVRWPLPVALVVAMLASVSPDIGDDLDLQRVLQFLPFFVLGLVMKPEHFQLARRREVRILSVPVFAAALAVGWWAVPRMNAAWFYHRDSAQELGVPWWVGPMMVFALFGCSLLLTACFYSWVPRRRTWFTGLGAGTLYGYLLHGFLVKAGTYWGWFDHARLHTPLGEIFVTLVAATVVTLLCTAPVRRVFRFAMEPSMDWAFKRDATELARERARART, encoded by the coding sequence GTGACGAACTCGCTCCGACCGAACGGCCAGCAGCGAGCACCACTCCCCCCGGCACAGCAGCCGGCCCGGGGAGTGCCGGGTCCGCGCCCACCACGGAATCAGTCCGCGCAGCACGCCACGACGGGAACGACCGGGGCCGCCGCCCCGGCCTCGAAGCCCGCGGCACGGCGCGACGCCTTCTTCGACAACGCCAAGTACCTGGCGATCGTGCTCGTGGCCATGGGGCACGCCTGGGAGCCCCTGAAGGGTCAGAGCCGCGTGCTGGAGGCGGCGTACACGGTCGTCTACTCCTTCCACATGCCGGCCTTCATCATCATCTCCGGCTACTTCTCGCGCAGTTTCGACATGCGCCCCGACCGTCTGAAGCGGCTGGTGACCGGCGTCGCCGTCCCCTATGTCGTCTTCGAGGTGTCGTACGTCCTCTTCAAGCGCTGGGCCGACGGCGACACGTCGCTGCCCATCAGCCTGCTCGACCCGTGGTACCTCACCTGGTTCCTGTGCGCGCTGTTCATCTGGCGGCTGACCACTCCTCTGTGGAAGCTGGTGCGCTGGCCGCTCCCGGTCGCGCTCGTCGTCGCCATGCTCGCGTCCGTCTCACCGGACATCGGTGACGACCTCGACCTGCAGCGCGTGCTCCAGTTCCTCCCGTTCTTCGTGCTGGGCCTGGTCATGAAGCCCGAGCACTTCCAGCTGGCGCGCCGCCGTGAGGTGCGGATCCTGTCGGTGCCGGTGTTCGCCGCGGCGCTGGCGGTGGGCTGGTGGGCGGTGCCGCGGATGAACGCCGCCTGGTTCTACCACCGCGACAGCGCGCAGGAACTCGGTGTCCCGTGGTGGGTCGGCCCGATGATGGTGTTCGCCCTCTTCGGCTGTTCGCTGCTGCTCACCGCGTGCTTCTACTCCTGGGTGCCGCGCCGCCGGACGTGGTTCACGGGACTCGGCGCGGGCACGCTGTACGGCTATCTGCTGCACGGCTTCCTGGTCAAGGCGGGCACCTACTGGGGCTGGTTCGACCACGCGCGGCTGCACACGCCGCTCGGTGAGATCTTCGTGACCCTCGTCGCGGCCACGGTCGTCACCCTGCTGTGCACGGCACCCGTGCGGCGGGTCTTCCGCTTCGCGATGGAGCCCAGCATGGACTGGGCCTTCAAGCGGGACGCCACCGAACTGGCCCGCGAACGGGCCAGGGCACGGACCTAG
- the tig gene encoding trigger factor encodes MKSAVENLNPTRVRLTVEVPFEELKDSLDAAYKKINQQVTVKGFRKGKIPARVIDQRFGRGAVLEEAVNDALPKFYTEAVNEAELNVLGQPEVDITELKDGETLNFTAEVDVRPAIEIPDYSGIEVEVDAIEVSDEDIEKAVEELRERFASTSPVERAAEEGDVVTLDLEAKVDGEVLEDGVASDVSYTIGSGELLEGIDEAVKGLEAGGGTTFTSELKGGSAAGKEAEVTVKVSQVAARELPELDDDFAQLASEFDTLDELKADSRKRLENMKEYDQATQAQERVLEKLLELVEVPVPEKLLEDEINTRKHNLEHHQLGQMGLDLAKYLEIQGKTEEEWDAETKEAAVKGIKTQFVLDELVNKEKLNVNQEELTEHLMRRAASSGMSPDQFAQAVVEGGQVPMLVGEVARGKALAVVVEAATVKDTNGEIVDLDDEEDETESSTEVVAEVTDGDEASEEKPEA; translated from the coding sequence GTGAAGAGCGCCGTGGAGAACCTGAACCCGACCCGGGTTCGGCTCACTGTCGAGGTGCCCTTCGAGGAGCTCAAGGACAGCCTCGACGCGGCGTACAAGAAGATCAACCAGCAGGTCACGGTGAAGGGCTTCCGGAAGGGCAAGATCCCGGCCCGTGTCATCGACCAGCGGTTCGGTCGCGGCGCCGTGCTCGAAGAGGCCGTCAACGACGCGCTCCCGAAGTTCTACACCGAAGCGGTCAACGAGGCTGAGCTGAACGTCCTCGGCCAGCCCGAGGTCGACATCACCGAGCTGAAGGACGGCGAGACGCTGAACTTCACCGCCGAGGTCGACGTCCGTCCGGCCATCGAGATCCCGGACTACTCCGGCATCGAGGTCGAGGTCGACGCCATCGAGGTGAGCGACGAGGACATCGAGAAGGCCGTCGAGGAGCTCCGTGAGCGCTTCGCGTCCACCTCGCCGGTCGAGCGCGCCGCCGAGGAGGGCGACGTCGTCACGCTCGACCTGGAGGCCAAGGTCGACGGAGAGGTGCTGGAGGACGGCGTCGCCTCCGACGTCTCCTACACCATCGGCTCCGGCGAGCTGCTGGAAGGCATCGACGAGGCCGTCAAGGGCCTGGAGGCCGGTGGCGGGACCACCTTCACCTCCGAGCTCAAGGGCGGCTCCGCGGCCGGCAAGGAGGCCGAGGTCACCGTCAAGGTCAGCCAGGTCGCCGCACGCGAACTCCCCGAGCTGGACGACGACTTCGCGCAGCTCGCCTCCGAGTTCGACACCCTCGACGAGCTGAAGGCGGACAGCCGCAAGCGCCTCGAGAACATGAAGGAGTACGACCAGGCCACGCAGGCCCAGGAGCGCGTCCTGGAGAAGCTGCTCGAGCTGGTCGAGGTGCCCGTTCCCGAGAAGCTGCTCGAGGACGAGATCAACACCCGCAAGCACAACCTTGAGCACCACCAGCTCGGCCAGATGGGCCTCGACCTCGCGAAGTACCTGGAGATCCAGGGCAAGACCGAGGAAGAGTGGGACGCCGAGACCAAGGAAGCCGCGGTCAAGGGCATCAAGACGCAGTTCGTCCTCGACGAGCTCGTCAACAAGGAGAAGCTGAACGTCAACCAGGAGGAGCTCACCGAGCACCTCATGCGGCGCGCGGCCTCCTCCGGCATGTCCCCCGACCAGTTCGCCCAGGCGGTCGTCGAGGGCGGCCAGGTCCCGATGCTGGTCGGCGAGGTCGCCCGCGGCAAGGCGCTCGCGGTCGTCGTCGAGGCCGCCACGGTCAAGGACACGAACGGCGAGATCGTCGACCTGGACGACGAGGAGGACGAGACCGAGTCGTCCACCGAGGTCGTCGCCGAGGTCACCGACGGTGACGAGGCTTCCGAGGAGAAGCCCGAGGCGTAA
- a CDS encoding ATP-dependent Clp protease proteolytic subunit, with amino-acid sequence MPTAAGDPIGGGLGDQVYNRLLGERIIFLGQAVDDDIANKITAQLLLLASDPDKDIYLYINSPGGSITAGMAIYDTMQYIKNDVVTIAMGMAASMGQFLLSAGTPGKRFALPNAEILIHQPSAGLAGSASDIKIHAERLLHTKKRMAELTSFHTGQTVEQITRDSDRDRWFDPIEAKEYGLIDDIMPTAAGMPGGGGTGAA; translated from the coding sequence ATGCCCACAGCTGCCGGCGACCCCATCGGTGGTGGCCTCGGCGACCAGGTCTACAACCGACTGCTCGGCGAGCGGATCATCTTCCTCGGCCAGGCGGTCGACGATGACATCGCCAACAAGATCACGGCGCAGCTGCTGCTCCTTGCCTCCGACCCGGACAAGGACATCTACCTCTACATCAACAGCCCCGGCGGTTCGATCACCGCCGGCATGGCGATCTACGACACCATGCAGTACATCAAGAACGACGTGGTGACGATCGCCATGGGCATGGCGGCCTCGATGGGCCAGTTCCTGCTCAGCGCGGGCACCCCCGGCAAGCGGTTCGCGCTGCCGAACGCGGAGATCCTGATCCACCAGCCGTCGGCCGGCCTCGCCGGCTCGGCCTCCGACATCAAGATCCACGCCGAGCGGCTGCTGCACACGAAGAAGCGCATGGCGGAGCTGACCTCGTTCCACACCGGCCAGACCGTGGAGCAGATCACCCGCGACTCGGACCGCGACCGCTGGTTCGACCCGATCGAGGCCAAGGAGTACGGCCTCATCGACGACATCATGCCCACCGCTGCCGGTATGCCGGGCGGCGGCGGCACCGGGGCCGCGTAA